One window of Triplophysa rosa linkage group LG8, Trosa_1v2, whole genome shotgun sequence genomic DNA carries:
- the LOC130557768 gene encoding paraneoplastic antigen Ma1 homolog, with the protein MDVNPPEVQRLVIEHIMKSDGVSPSSASFQLRVFSGKVPRPTGEVDYDTWRNSVELILQDPSLSDLHRSSRILDSLLPPASEIVKQLGAKALPVAYLEILDSAFDTVEDGDDLFAKFLNTLQNTGEKPSLYLQRLHTNLLKVVKRGGISADEAEQQLLKQFCRSCWDDTLIANLKLEHKRNRPPPFPELLLQLRSEENKHSAKESRMRQHLGTQRQRASSHIVTANPLDLSRNEMSEGTEVVELRQQVAKLQSQIAKQKNKQTGRSVSPSTNAVLELKQQVTELQSQMSKLRVQKSPEPKGSSSKMKQTNIQFSRGDPLKADHKLHHRPRPGYCFQCGEDGHVASICENDPNPSLVADKRKQLKERQALWDIQHGPSASEALNAGQSL; encoded by the coding sequence ATGGATGTGAACCCACCTGAAGTCCAAAGACTGGTCATCGAGCACATTATGAAGAGTGATGGAGTTTCACCCTCTAGTGCTTCATTCCAGCTAAGGGTATTCTCAGGAAAAGTTCCTCGTCCTACTGGCGAAGTTGATTACGACACTTGGCGAAACAGTGTGGAGTTAATTCTTCAAGACCCTTCACTGTCTGACTTGCATCGGTCTAGTAGGATCTTAGACAGCCTACTGCCACCAGCATCAGAAATTGTCAAGCAGTTAGGTGCAAAAGCCTTACCTGTGGCTTACCTTGAAATCTTGGACTCAGCTTTTGATACCGTAGAGGACGGTGATGACCTTTTTGCGAAGTTTCTGAATACGCTGCAAAACACAGGTGAAAAGCCTTCCTTGTACTTGCAACGGTTGCACACTAACCTTCTCAAAGTGGTGAAAAGAGGCGGCATTTCTGCAGATGAGGCTGAACAACAACTTCTGAAACAATTTTGTCGGAGTTGTTGGGACGACACATTAATTGCCAACCTTAAGCTTGAACATAAAAGGAACCGACCACCCCCATTCCCTGAGTTACTTTTGCAGTTGCGTAGTGAGGAGAACAAACACTCTGCGAAGGAAAGCCGCATGAGACAGCACCTAGGCACACAGAGACAAAGAGCCAGTTCCCATATTGTCACTGCTAACCCTCTCGATCTGAGTCGAAACGAAATGTCAGAAGGGACTGAGGTCGTTGAATTACGACAACAAGTTGCCAAGCTCCAGAGCCAGATTGCTAAGCAAAAGAATAAACAGACAGGACGAAGTGTGTCACCGTCAACCAATGCTGTCCTCGAGCTCAAGCAACAAGTCACCGAGCTCCAGAGTCAAATGTCAAAGCTCAGAGTCCAAAAGAGCCCAGAGCCAAAGGGCAGTTCAAGCAAAATGaagcaaacaaacatacaatttTCCAGAGGGGACCCTCTTAAAGCTGACCACAAGCTTCATCACAGGCCCAGGCCAGGCTATTGTTTTCAATGCGGTGAGGATGGGCATGTTGCTTCAATTTGCGAAAACGATCCAAACCCGTCCCTGGTGGCCGATAAGAGGAAACAGTTGAAAGAGCGCCAAGCCTTGTGGGACATTCAGCATGGTCCAAGTGCCTCAGAAGCTTTAAATGCCGGCCAGTCCTTGTAG